The Marinobacter halotolerans genome includes a window with the following:
- a CDS encoding type IV toxin-antitoxin system AbiEi family antitoxin domain-containing protein, with protein MSDSGSAQSSRAQLQTLFRQHGGQLRLSEALARGFSRYQFYQLRDDGLIEPVSRGLYRLGDLPPIQNPDLVAAATRFPHAVLCLISALDWHGITTQIPHQVHLAVARDARLPVLDYPPVAGYRFSGAAFSAGIEQVEVDGINLNVYNPEKTLADCFKFRNRIGMDVVLEALELYRTRKTFLPGKLMEYARVCRVANVMAPYVEAKL; from the coding sequence TTGTCTGATTCCGGCTCTGCCCAATCTTCCCGGGCACAACTCCAAACCCTGTTCCGACAGCACGGCGGACAGCTTCGCCTGAGTGAGGCGCTGGCCCGGGGCTTTAGTCGGTACCAATTCTATCAGCTCCGGGACGACGGACTGATCGAGCCGGTCAGCCGTGGTCTATACCGGCTGGGGGACCTGCCGCCCATTCAAAATCCGGATCTGGTGGCCGCCGCCACCCGTTTCCCCCATGCGGTGCTTTGCCTGATTTCGGCCCTGGATTGGCATGGCATCACCACTCAGATTCCCCATCAGGTGCATCTGGCGGTGGCGCGGGATGCACGCCTGCCGGTTCTGGATTATCCGCCGGTGGCCGGGTACCGGTTTTCCGGGGCGGCTTTTAGCGCAGGCATTGAGCAGGTGGAGGTGGATGGCATCAATCTGAACGTCTACAACCCGGAAAAAACCCTGGCGGACTGCTTCAAGTTCCGCAACCGCATCGGCATGGATGTGGTGCTGGAGGCTCTGGAATTATACCGCACCCGTAAAACCTTTCTTCCGGGCAAACTGATGGAATACGCCAGAGTCTGCCGGGTCGCCAACGTTATGGCGCCATACGTGGAAGCCAAACTCTGA
- a CDS encoding energy transducer TonB: MNQSGLIRWLLLAVAVVVTFSTLVLALPSETPKLALQGADLVNQAPAVRIKLTSPSTPKAPAPQSEKPEAAPEPEPKPKPEPKPEPKPEPEPEPEPKPEPELKPEPKSAPEPETTNDVARAEPEKAVDAAQDPTEKQAEQENLSQQVELTAGNSAAVDSYLTKLSRHLSRFYEYPRRSRRLGQEGSPIIVFEFSRSGDLLRHSLGQSSSHKLLDEAALDMLKAAEPLPEVPESMKGETFTYALPVRFSLR, translated from the coding sequence ATGAACCAGTCTGGGCTGATACGTTGGCTCTTGCTGGCGGTGGCCGTTGTCGTCACCTTCAGCACGCTGGTTCTGGCTTTGCCGTCCGAAACGCCGAAGCTTGCCCTTCAGGGAGCCGACCTGGTCAATCAGGCGCCTGCCGTGAGAATAAAACTGACCAGCCCGAGTACCCCCAAGGCGCCGGCCCCGCAGTCGGAGAAACCCGAGGCTGCGCCGGAACCCGAGCCGAAGCCCAAACCTGAACCAAAACCTGAACCAAAACCTGAGCCCGAACCAGAACCAGAACCAAAGCCTGAACCCGAGCTGAAGCCCGAACCCAAGTCGGCACCCGAGCCGGAAACAACAAATGACGTTGCCAGGGCAGAACCGGAAAAAGCCGTCGATGCGGCACAGGACCCGACGGAAAAACAGGCAGAGCAGGAAAATCTCAGTCAGCAGGTGGAGCTGACGGCGGGCAATTCCGCAGCTGTCGACAGCTACCTCACGAAACTGAGTCGCCACCTGAGCCGGTTCTATGAGTATCCACGTCGGTCCCGCCGGCTGGGCCAGGAAGGTTCCCCGATCATCGTGTTCGAATTCAGCCGCAGCGGTGATCTGCTGCGGCATTCCCTGGGCCAGTCATCCAGCCATAAACTGCTGGATGAAGCCGCCCTGGACATGCTCAAAGCCGCAGAACCGCTGCCCGAGGTGCCGGAGTCCATGAAGGGCGAAACCTTCACCTACGCTCTGCCAGTGCGCTTCAGCCTACGCTGA
- a CDS encoding ExbD/TolR family protein: MLFVEPRPARPLAIRMTPLIDVVFILLVFFMLTTRLLPVNLLEVSTGVQSESGGSQGEPVPEVQIMPGETLRWNQQSYSLDDLVRQLAAEGVSRVHLTSSPDATVHDFTLALSTLGNHGIEPRWMRNENGDGLR, translated from the coding sequence ATGCTGTTCGTTGAACCCCGCCCGGCAAGACCACTGGCCATAAGAATGACACCACTGATCGACGTGGTGTTCATTCTGCTGGTTTTTTTCATGCTGACCACCCGGCTTCTGCCGGTCAATCTGCTGGAAGTGAGCACCGGCGTTCAATCCGAATCCGGTGGATCGCAGGGTGAGCCGGTGCCGGAAGTACAGATCATGCCCGGCGAAACCCTGCGGTGGAATCAACAAAGCTACTCGCTGGATGATCTGGTACGGCAATTGGCGGCAGAAGGGGTCAGCCGCGTCCATCTGACGTCCTCTCCCGACGCTACGGTCCATGACTTTACCTTGGCCCTCAGCACGCTCGGAAATCACGGTATCGAACCACGATGGATGCGCAACGAAAACGGTGATGGTTTGCGATGA
- a CDS encoding Hcp family type VI secretion system effector, with protein sequence MPTPCYISIEGQTQGNITAGAFTSDSVGNIYVEGHEDEVLVQEFSHVVTVPTDPQSGQPSGQRVHKPFKFTSALNKATPLMYNALASGEMLPKVELKWYRTSVEGKQEHFFSTILEDATIIDINCNMPHCQDAASADFTQLVTASLSYRKITWEHAVAGTSGGDDWRAPVEA encoded by the coding sequence ATGCCAACTCCTTGTTATATCAGCATCGAAGGCCAGACTCAGGGCAACATCACCGCCGGCGCATTCACTTCCGATTCCGTAGGCAACATCTACGTTGAAGGTCACGAAGACGAAGTGCTGGTTCAGGAATTCAGCCACGTTGTAACCGTTCCGACTGATCCCCAGTCCGGCCAGCCTTCCGGCCAGCGCGTTCACAAGCCGTTCAAGTTCACCTCTGCGCTGAACAAAGCCACCCCGCTTATGTACAACGCACTGGCCTCCGGCGAAATGCTGCCCAAGGTCGAGCTGAAGTGGTACCGCACCTCTGTTGAAGGCAAGCAGGAGCACTTCTTCTCCACCATCCTGGAAGATGCCACCATCATCGACATCAACTGCAACATGCCCCACTGCCAGGACGCTGCCAGCGCTGACTTCACCCAGCTGGTCACCGCTTCCCTATCCTACCGTAAGATCACCTGGGAACACGCTGTTGCCGGTACTTCCGGTGGCGACGACTGGCGTGCTCCGGTCGAGGCGTAA
- a CDS encoding sensor domain-containing diguanylate cyclase, with the protein MPILIKRWLASLVNRAVIFMTAGIVLAALIVVIFGSLASRAELEAQARQQLSTIAELIAGDLDTRLSRRRDTLAHVAQNLTMTAEVLHNRGEVFVRRYVGLQHLFDVVFLFGANGDLIAGYPQKYAPIGLNVASRPYFIQTSNQLTPIISDPFISRYQDKPAVMMTAPVFDHRQRFIGVIAGAVLLEGDNFMSESSGIEVGKTGYVTVATRGGIVLTHGRTGSSMVPVQLESPVIKEAMAGFEGATLTRNSLGVETITAVRQLSQVPWYVAAVWPAREAYAPAYRLTDSFILVLLGVLLLVVPMALMVFRRLMAPLKLLGIQISDRHLGVRTRPVDEIGGIEIRQVAETFNTVMEERDEVLASLAEREAFFRSLTRSAPIGIVQTDVLGRIEFANPAFEQIVGVASNDLQQTTLIQGVYEEDQAGALEAWRQALRDRAIFRARFRLRSLSKGLVWADVMTAVIETEEKTLGTVTVVRDITRELEIESQLAEEQARAESILGVLQEGVLMTDTGGAIRYANAAVAQFMGLESIGEGENFFDQVRISDDDQERPAEEFLSGADRDNLYVTLHNANGQSFDVDLTVLHLRPDTERHRVVFVIRDDSERRQEEQRLSWEATHDSLTGLLNRRAFNASLIRCLTEMSARTNESILMLIDLDYFKPVNDEGGHLLGDDLLIQLSELLVSTVRQSDTVARLGGDEFGIILPTCGMARAEDLAEKIRSGIEALRLEQDGRYFGVTASIGLTALASSDSSIREALARADEGTYAAKAQGRNRVIVTPSPAGE; encoded by the coding sequence ATGCCGATCCTGATCAAGCGATGGTTAGCCAGCCTGGTGAACCGGGCGGTCATTTTCATGACCGCCGGTATTGTATTGGCGGCGCTGATTGTGGTGATTTTCGGCTCCCTGGCTTCCCGTGCCGAGTTGGAAGCCCAGGCGCGCCAGCAGCTTTCGACCATCGCAGAGCTGATAGCCGGTGATCTCGACACCCGCCTGTCCCGGCGCCGCGATACCCTGGCCCATGTCGCCCAGAATCTCACCATGACAGCCGAGGTGCTCCACAACCGTGGCGAAGTATTTGTCCGACGATATGTCGGGCTTCAGCATCTGTTCGATGTTGTTTTCCTGTTCGGAGCCAATGGCGATCTTATCGCCGGCTATCCCCAGAAATATGCGCCTATTGGCCTGAACGTGGCGTCGCGCCCCTACTTCATCCAGACCTCCAACCAGCTCACCCCGATTATCAGTGACCCGTTTATCTCTCGGTACCAGGATAAACCGGCGGTGATGATGACGGCGCCGGTGTTTGATCACCGTCAGCGGTTTATCGGCGTGATTGCCGGCGCGGTCCTGCTGGAGGGAGACAATTTCATGAGCGAATCCAGCGGTATCGAGGTGGGCAAAACCGGCTATGTCACCGTTGCCACCCGCGGCGGTATCGTGCTGACCCATGGCCGCACCGGGAGTTCGATGGTGCCGGTACAGCTGGAAAGTCCCGTTATCAAAGAGGCTATGGCCGGTTTTGAGGGGGCGACGCTGACCCGTAATTCCCTCGGCGTCGAAACAATTACGGCGGTCCGGCAGCTATCCCAGGTGCCCTGGTATGTGGCGGCTGTGTGGCCCGCCAGGGAGGCTTACGCGCCGGCCTATCGGCTGACCGACAGCTTCATCCTGGTGCTGCTTGGGGTTCTGCTGCTGGTCGTTCCCATGGCTCTGATGGTATTCCGGCGGCTGATGGCGCCGCTGAAGCTTCTGGGTATCCAGATCAGCGATCGTCACCTGGGTGTCCGCACGCGGCCAGTGGACGAAATCGGCGGTATTGAAATACGGCAGGTCGCGGAAACCTTCAATACCGTGATGGAAGAACGGGATGAAGTGCTGGCCTCCCTCGCCGAGCGTGAGGCCTTCTTCCGTTCCCTGACCAGAAGCGCGCCGATCGGGATCGTGCAGACGGACGTGCTGGGCCGAATCGAATTTGCCAATCCGGCGTTTGAACAGATCGTGGGTGTCGCCTCCAACGATCTGCAACAGACCACACTGATCCAGGGTGTATACGAGGAGGATCAGGCAGGCGCTCTGGAAGCCTGGCGTCAGGCGCTTCGCGACCGGGCCATTTTCCGGGCGCGGTTCCGCCTCAGGAGTCTCAGCAAGGGTCTGGTCTGGGCTGACGTAATGACCGCAGTGATCGAGACTGAAGAAAAAACACTGGGTACCGTCACCGTCGTACGTGATATTACCCGCGAGCTGGAGATCGAGAGCCAGCTGGCGGAAGAACAGGCCCGTGCCGAGAGCATTCTCGGGGTACTTCAGGAGGGCGTGCTGATGACGGATACCGGTGGTGCGATCCGCTACGCCAACGCCGCCGTCGCGCAATTCATGGGTCTGGAAAGCATCGGCGAAGGCGAAAATTTCTTTGATCAGGTCAGAATCTCTGACGACGACCAGGAACGGCCGGCCGAGGAGTTTCTCAGCGGCGCGGACCGGGACAACCTTTATGTCACCCTTCATAACGCCAATGGGCAGAGCTTTGATGTGGATCTCACGGTGCTTCACCTCAGGCCGGATACGGAACGGCACCGGGTGGTTTTTGTGATTAGGGACGACAGCGAGCGACGCCAGGAAGAGCAGCGTTTGTCATGGGAAGCTACTCACGACAGCCTTACTGGCCTACTCAATCGTCGCGCCTTTAACGCATCACTGATCCGCTGTCTGACCGAGATGTCCGCCCGTACCAATGAAAGCATTCTGATGTTGATCGACCTGGATTATTTCAAACCAGTCAACGATGAAGGAGGCCACCTGCTAGGGGATGATCTGCTGATACAGCTTTCCGAACTGCTGGTTAGTACGGTCCGTCAGTCCGATACGGTGGCCCGACTTGGCGGCGACGAATTTGGCATTATTCTGCCGACCTGCGGCATGGCGCGGGCGGAAGATCTGGCGGAGAAAATTCGCAGTGGCATCGAAGCGTTGCGGTTGGAACAGGATGGCCGCTATTTTGGTGTTACCGCCAGCATCGGGCTGACAGCCCTGGCCAGCTCCGATTCCAGTATTCGTGAGGCCCTGGCCCGGGCTGACGAGGGCACCTATGCGGCCAAGGCCCAGGGTCGCAACCGTGTGATTGTCACGCCCTCACCCGCCGGTGAATGA
- a CDS encoding nucleotidyl transferase AbiEii/AbiGii toxin family protein, with amino-acid sequence MAKNTAASVRQKLLNKAREEKRPFQELLQYYAMERFLYRLSQSPHSGNFTLKGALMLWALQGPTSRPTRDIDMLGQTSNEPEAILAQVRGVIATEVTDDGLRFDPDTLNAEAITEDADYQGLRVTFTGFLDTARIPMQLDIGFGDPIFPFPSWLEFPTLLDFPAARIQCYTPESSIAEKFQAMVNLGELNSRMKDFYDIWLLSRQHEFRLDHLKGAVERTFEKRATDIPASNPFSAAFVDSKQPQWQAFRNRLGQDHVPEAFSEVVEAVVEFLSPVMARSAEDVLEETWRPPGPWSWQADG; translated from the coding sequence ATGGCCAAAAACACCGCCGCGTCTGTTCGTCAGAAGCTGCTGAATAAAGCCCGGGAAGAAAAACGCCCCTTTCAGGAATTGTTGCAGTATTACGCGATGGAGCGCTTTCTTTACCGGCTTAGCCAGTCGCCTCACAGTGGGAATTTTACCCTCAAGGGTGCACTGATGCTCTGGGCCTTGCAGGGGCCGACCAGCCGTCCGACACGGGATATCGATATGTTGGGCCAGACCAGTAATGAGCCGGAGGCGATTCTGGCTCAGGTGCGAGGCGTTATCGCGACTGAGGTTACGGATGATGGCTTGCGTTTTGATCCGGATACCCTGAACGCAGAAGCGATCACCGAAGATGCAGACTATCAGGGGCTGCGGGTGACGTTTACCGGCTTTCTCGACACGGCCAGAATTCCGATGCAACTGGATATTGGCTTTGGCGATCCCATCTTTCCGTTTCCCTCCTGGCTGGAATTTCCAACCCTACTGGATTTCCCGGCTGCACGGATTCAGTGCTACACCCCTGAATCGTCCATTGCCGAGAAGTTCCAGGCGATGGTGAACCTGGGCGAACTGAACAGCCGGATGAAGGACTTTTACGATATCTGGCTTCTGTCCCGGCAGCATGAATTCCGGTTGGATCATTTGAAGGGGGCGGTCGAGCGCACGTTCGAAAAAAGAGCAACCGACATTCCTGCAAGCAATCCCTTTTCTGCCGCGTTTGTGGACAGCAAGCAGCCACAGTGGCAGGCTTTCCGTAATCGCCTTGGCCAAGACCATGTGCCAGAGGCCTTTTCGGAAGTTGTAGAGGCGGTGGTTGAGTTTCTCAGTCCTGTGATGGCGCGCAGCGCCGAGGATGTCCTCGAGGAAACCTGGCGCCCACCCGGTCCATGGAGTTGGCAGGCCGATGGCTAG
- a CDS encoding ExbD/TolR family protein, translating to MKDFVTAPLTPRKSLLDRVEDALLPLINLVFLLLMFFIVAGQMQDRALPTLPGTASETGSDRPRADLVVMASGDWQVEGQTVAAANLAEHLPDAESKPSLTVGADAGTSMKDLESLFSTLADAGYADVVLLTEPAGS from the coding sequence ATGAAAGACTTTGTCACTGCGCCCCTTACCCCCCGTAAGTCGCTGCTGGACCGGGTGGAAGACGCGCTTCTGCCGCTGATCAACCTGGTTTTTCTGCTTTTGATGTTCTTTATCGTGGCCGGTCAAATGCAGGACCGGGCCCTGCCGACATTGCCCGGCACCGCCAGTGAAACCGGAAGCGACCGGCCGCGGGCGGACCTGGTGGTAATGGCTTCCGGTGACTGGCAGGTCGAAGGTCAGACAGTGGCCGCCGCCAATCTGGCCGAACATCTGCCTGATGCAGAAAGCAAACCGTCGCTGACCGTCGGGGCCGACGCCGGTACTTCAATGAAGGATCTTGAATCACTTTTCAGCACCCTGGCCGACGCCGGCTATGCGGATGTTGTGCTGCTGACAGAGCCGGCAGGATCATGA
- a CDS encoding MotA/TolQ/ExbB proton channel family protein: MFQALISGELFSSGPLGELIDMGGPVMVVLITMAIAGTITFVYLMLYGALYAPRQTRGLRQAVKQWKSGPNRKVTDQLLARTRGLNRLNPLNQLVLMVMDRKLRKESAEHIREAVAQKAQLALTPFEAPLKIIEVIAALAPLLGLLGTVVGMMEAFSTMAAAEGRASASQLSGGIYQALTTTAAGLVVAIPFAALAAWIEFRLRRLQTNLNLVLMDTLMAAPATADPTTETPVQKPTTSTNQPAAKPIEPEVDWQGHQAVANAVR; this comes from the coding sequence ATGTTTCAGGCACTGATTTCCGGCGAGCTGTTCTCATCCGGTCCCCTCGGCGAACTCATCGACATGGGTGGTCCCGTCATGGTTGTGCTGATCACCATGGCCATCGCAGGCACCATTACCTTCGTCTACCTCATGCTATACGGCGCACTCTATGCACCGCGGCAGACCCGTGGCCTGCGCCAGGCCGTCAAGCAGTGGAAATCGGGGCCAAACCGTAAAGTCACTGACCAGCTCCTTGCCCGGACCCGCGGCCTCAACCGCCTGAACCCGCTGAATCAGCTGGTGCTAATGGTCATGGATCGCAAACTGCGGAAAGAATCTGCCGAGCACATTCGGGAAGCCGTTGCGCAGAAAGCCCAGCTTGCCCTCACGCCCTTTGAAGCACCTTTAAAAATCATCGAAGTCATTGCCGCGCTGGCGCCCCTGCTCGGGCTTCTGGGTACGGTCGTGGGCATGATGGAGGCCTTTAGCACCATGGCTGCTGCCGAAGGCAGAGCCAGTGCCTCACAGTTGAGCGGCGGCATTTACCAGGCGCTGACTACCACCGCTGCAGGCCTGGTCGTGGCTATTCCCTTCGCCGCCCTGGCGGCCTGGATTGAATTCCGACTGCGCCGCCTGCAGACCAACCTGAACCTGGTTCTGATGGACACGCTGATGGCCGCCCCCGCCACGGCAGATCCCACAACCGAGACACCGGTTCAAAAGCCCACAACCAGCACCAACCAGCCAGCTGCGAAACCCATCGAGCCCGAGGTGGACTGGCAGGGCCATCAGGCCGTGGCCAATGCTGTTCGTTGA
- a CDS encoding type I restriction endonuclease subunit R: MASFISEDNIEQALLQRLQHIHGFNVLDCYTAKPEDLNDGSNRADKRDVIFPVELKTACLHLNPDIPEANVDEAMGRIMERRAAMSPIAANRELYDLIRDGVPVEFDDERGIKQHEKVRLVNFDEPKQNRWLAVSQLWIKSVGQAPKAAYRRPDVILYVNGLPLVFVELKNSNVRLRNAFEDNLRSYRHDIPQLFHCNAFCVLSNALETRVGSFTAGWEHFFNWFRVESEDEAVNRKEITQQGTSLEHAADGLCEKARLLDYVENFILFHKGETKIIAQNHQFLGVNNAYARFLNRREHDGKLGVFWHTQGSGKSFSMIFYARKIFRKATGNFSFVVVTDRQDLDGQIYRNFLHTETVREQDAAQPANAEEMRKFLGQNKKVVFTLIQKFRYDKGRKYPKLFDPDKENREIIVMVDEAHRTQYKNLAENMRAGLKGAHFLAFTGTPLLGRDRKTNNWFGDYVSEYNFQQAMEDNATVPLFYEKRVPKVLIQNDDLGDEFYELLEDENLDEAQQEKLEKKYARELELIKRDDRLDTIARDIVYHFPRRGYLGKGMVITLDKFTAVRMYDKVQQHWKDEQKRLLKLIKESTNEVEKTRFKKIRDYMKTVEMAVVISDPKADEERFEKQGLDIKPHIKRLDQLDQHMHDVEYNFKDPEHPLQLVFVCAMWLTGFDAPTVSTLYLDKPMKGHSLMQTIARANRVASFRVKGHSGDLVEKKNGEIVDYYNVFRNMRKALKDYAQGADGEEQPVQEKSELFELLDDAVTQTLEFCRERDIEMNTVFEKQDTFKNIGFFNQAADTLLSKEDWRKQFNVYENTVTALYEACKPEIFQQHDNQRIAAIQYLRGVVDALVEQADIDEISQKISELLDESVVVDNAEAFNIKEHRAEYEIVQKGQGWDLSKINYDKLREDFKKAEYKHIEIAELRAFIEDKLQQLLEQNHTRTDFAQRLQEIIDKYNSGSSSADAYYEDLVQYVGNIREESERHIREGLSEDELEIYDLLKKDKLTKAEEQRVKLAAKDLIIRLLEGHPKVLVQDWWKDGQTQRAVKAAIEEVLDKDLPESYDRVAFKEKCDNVFELVVEFAASGRKWVA; the protein is encoded by the coding sequence ATGGCTAGTTTTATCTCGGAAGATAATATAGAGCAGGCGCTGTTGCAGCGTCTCCAGCACATTCACGGTTTCAATGTGCTGGACTGCTATACCGCCAAGCCGGAAGACCTGAACGATGGCTCAAACCGTGCCGATAAGCGGGATGTCATATTCCCCGTTGAGTTAAAAACCGCCTGCCTTCACCTGAATCCCGATATCCCGGAAGCCAACGTCGATGAGGCCATGGGGCGAATTATGGAGCGGCGTGCGGCCATGTCTCCGATTGCCGCCAACCGCGAACTGTACGACTTGATCCGGGACGGGGTGCCCGTCGAGTTTGATGATGAGCGGGGCATCAAACAGCACGAGAAAGTCCGGCTGGTCAATTTTGACGAACCGAAACAGAATCGCTGGCTGGCCGTCTCCCAGCTATGGATCAAATCCGTCGGACAAGCTCCCAAAGCCGCCTATCGTCGCCCGGATGTGATCCTGTACGTCAATGGATTGCCTCTGGTCTTTGTCGAGCTGAAGAACTCCAACGTGCGGCTGCGCAATGCCTTCGAGGATAACCTGCGCAGTTATCGGCACGACATCCCCCAACTTTTTCACTGCAATGCCTTTTGCGTGCTGTCCAATGCCCTGGAAACCCGTGTGGGCAGTTTCACTGCCGGCTGGGAGCATTTCTTCAACTGGTTCCGGGTGGAGAGTGAGGATGAAGCGGTCAACCGTAAAGAAATTACCCAGCAGGGCACCAGCCTGGAACACGCCGCCGACGGCCTTTGTGAAAAGGCTCGCCTGCTGGATTACGTCGAGAACTTCATCCTGTTCCACAAAGGCGAAACCAAGATCATCGCCCAGAATCACCAGTTCCTGGGTGTCAACAACGCCTACGCGCGTTTCCTGAATCGCCGCGAGCACGACGGCAAACTGGGCGTGTTCTGGCATACCCAGGGCTCGGGCAAGAGCTTTTCGATGATCTTTTACGCTCGCAAAATTTTCCGGAAAGCCACTGGCAACTTCAGCTTTGTGGTGGTGACCGATCGCCAGGATCTGGACGGGCAGATTTACCGGAACTTCCTTCATACAGAGACGGTTCGCGAACAGGATGCTGCGCAACCGGCCAATGCTGAGGAAATGCGTAAGTTTCTGGGCCAGAACAAGAAAGTGGTCTTCACGCTGATTCAGAAATTCCGGTACGACAAGGGCCGCAAATACCCAAAACTGTTTGACCCGGATAAGGAAAACCGGGAAATCATCGTGATGGTGGATGAGGCCCACCGCACCCAGTACAAGAATCTGGCTGAAAACATGCGAGCAGGCCTGAAGGGGGCGCATTTCCTGGCCTTCACCGGTACGCCGCTGCTGGGGCGTGATCGTAAGACCAATAACTGGTTTGGCGATTACGTGTCCGAGTACAACTTCCAGCAGGCCATGGAAGACAACGCCACCGTGCCACTGTTCTATGAGAAACGGGTACCCAAGGTTCTGATCCAGAACGACGATCTCGGTGATGAATTCTACGAGCTACTGGAAGACGAAAACCTGGATGAAGCCCAACAGGAAAAGCTCGAGAAAAAGTACGCCCGGGAACTGGAATTGATCAAGCGGGACGACCGCCTGGATACCATTGCCCGGGACATCGTGTACCACTTCCCGCGTCGTGGTTATCTGGGCAAAGGCATGGTGATCACACTAGACAAATTCACCGCCGTGCGCATGTACGACAAGGTGCAGCAGCACTGGAAAGACGAACAGAAACGCCTGCTGAAGCTGATCAAGGAGTCGACCAACGAGGTTGAAAAGACCCGCTTCAAGAAGATCCGAGATTATATGAAAACGGTCGAGATGGCCGTGGTGATCAGTGACCCGAAAGCGGATGAGGAGAGGTTCGAGAAACAGGGGCTGGACATCAAGCCCCACATCAAGCGGCTGGACCAGCTTGATCAACACATGCACGACGTGGAGTACAACTTCAAGGACCCGGAACACCCCCTGCAACTGGTGTTTGTCTGTGCCATGTGGCTGACCGGTTTCGACGCGCCCACCGTGTCCACGCTCTACCTCGATAAGCCCATGAAGGGCCACAGCCTGATGCAGACCATTGCCCGGGCCAATCGGGTCGCTTCATTTCGCGTCAAAGGCCACAGTGGTGACCTGGTCGAGAAGAAGAACGGCGAAATTGTCGATTACTACAACGTGTTCCGCAACATGCGCAAGGCCCTGAAAGATTATGCACAGGGTGCGGATGGCGAGGAACAGCCGGTTCAGGAAAAGTCCGAGCTATTTGAATTACTCGATGATGCCGTTACCCAAACGCTGGAGTTCTGCCGGGAGCGGGATATCGAGATGAATACCGTGTTTGAGAAGCAGGATACGTTCAAGAACATCGGGTTCTTCAACCAGGCGGCGGATACCCTTCTGAGCAAAGAAGACTGGCGCAAGCAGTTTAACGTGTACGAGAACACCGTGACGGCGTTATATGAGGCCTGCAAGCCCGAAATCTTCCAGCAGCATGATAATCAGCGTATAGCCGCTATTCAGTATCTCCGCGGAGTGGTCGATGCGCTGGTGGAACAGGCCGATATCGATGAGATCAGCCAGAAAATCTCGGAGCTGCTGGATGAGAGCGTGGTGGTGGACAATGCCGAGGCTTTCAACATCAAGGAGCACCGGGCGGAGTATGAGATCGTTCAGAAGGGCCAGGGGTGGGACCTGAGCAAGATCAACTACGACAAGCTCCGAGAGGATTTCAAGAAAGCTGAATACAAACACATTGAGATCGCAGAGTTGCGTGCGTTTATAGAAGATAAGCTGCAGCAGCTTCTTGAGCAGAACCATACCCGCACCGACTTTGCCCAGCGGTTGCAGGAGATTATCGACAAGTACAATTCCGGGAGTTCCTCCGCCGATGCATACTACGAAGATCTGGTCCAGTACGTTGGCAACATTCGAGAAGAATCAGAACGGCATATTCGCGAAGGGCTCAGCGAGGATGAGCTGGAAATCTATGACCTGTTGAAAAAGGACAAACTCACCAAAGCCGAGGAACAGAGAGTAAAGCTGGCGGCAAAGGATCTGATCATCCGGTTGCTCGAAGGCCATCCAAAAGTATTGGTGCAGGACTGGTGGAAAGATGGTCAGACTCAAAGGGCTGTAAAGGCAGCTATCGAGGAGGTTTTAGATAAAGATCTACCGGAGAGCTATGATCGGGTGGCTTTCAAGGAGAAGTGTGACAACGTTTTTGAGCTGGTGGTGGAGTTTGCGGCCAGTGGCCGGAAATGGGTGGCTTAG